Proteins encoded by one window of Halobaculum halobium:
- a CDS encoding ATP-binding protein, giving the protein MTDSEERPRSRGDEPGVDADSLLDPALLDRMTDAFFALDDEWRFTYLNDKGEDIIRNAIDGGAEDDLVGRGIWELIPEAVDTEFHDSYVEAMETQSTVEFEAYYEPLDAWLAVRAYPSPSGLSVFFRDVSEERERRERLRSHEEALADITETLAEPDQTFEGRVSGLLQIGAEMLDTEYGTLSRIRDDQYVFEIVHAPDDSVAAGDVVDLSATNCERTVLSEEALALNDVGEDEVLAERDGYTDWGISCYLGAPVRVNGSVYGTFCFYDREPRTQAFDEWQVTLVELMAEWVSAQLERQVVEENLRRQNDRLEDFATIVSHDLRNPLAVAKGQLELLSAELDDERLGKATRAHDRMEQIISDVLTMARTGSAVEDPEPTDLRAAAAEAWSTVDTGSATLDAEGAATLVAERSRLLQLLENLFRNAVEHGGDDVHVVVESTAGGFAVADDGPGITESDRDSVFDHGYTTREEGTGFGLSIVREIAQAHGWTASVTASETGGARFEFVDEEHP; this is encoded by the coding sequence ATGACTGACTCCGAGGAGCGACCCCGATCCCGAGGTGACGAGCCCGGCGTCGACGCCGACTCGCTGCTCGATCCAGCGCTCCTCGATCGGATGACGGACGCGTTCTTCGCGCTCGACGACGAGTGGCGGTTCACCTACCTCAACGACAAGGGCGAGGACATCATCCGAAATGCGATCGACGGCGGCGCCGAGGACGACCTCGTCGGGCGTGGGATCTGGGAGCTGATCCCCGAGGCTGTCGACACCGAGTTCCACGACAGCTACGTCGAGGCGATGGAGACGCAGTCGACCGTCGAGTTCGAGGCGTACTACGAGCCGCTGGACGCGTGGCTCGCGGTCAGGGCGTATCCCTCCCCGTCGGGGCTGTCGGTGTTCTTCCGGGACGTGAGCGAGGAGCGCGAGCGGCGCGAGCGGCTCCGATCGCACGAGGAGGCGCTGGCGGATATCACCGAGACGCTCGCGGAGCCAGACCAGACGTTCGAGGGTCGCGTCTCCGGGCTCCTCCAGATCGGGGCCGAGATGCTCGACACCGAGTACGGCACGCTCTCCCGGATCCGAGACGACCAGTACGTGTTCGAGATCGTGCACGCCCCGGACGACAGCGTCGCCGCCGGCGACGTGGTCGACCTGTCTGCGACCAACTGCGAGCGGACCGTCCTCAGCGAGGAGGCGCTCGCACTCAACGACGTCGGCGAGGACGAGGTGTTGGCGGAACGCGACGGCTACACCGATTGGGGGATATCCTGTTACCTCGGGGCGCCGGTCCGGGTGAACGGATCGGTGTACGGGACGTTCTGTTTCTACGACCGCGAGCCGCGCACCCAGGCGTTCGACGAGTGGCAGGTGACGCTCGTGGAGCTCATGGCCGAGTGGGTGTCGGCGCAGTTGGAACGACAGGTCGTCGAGGAGAATCTTCGGCGCCAAAACGATCGGCTGGAGGACTTCGCGACGATCGTGAGCCACGACCTCCGCAACCCCCTGGCGGTCGCGAAGGGCCAGCTCGAACTGCTGTCTGCGGAACTCGACGACGAGCGCCTCGGAAAGGCGACCCGCGCCCACGACCGAATGGAGCAGATCATCTCGGACGTGCTGACGATGGCGCGGACGGGGAGTGCCGTCGAGGACCCGGAACCGACCGACCTGCGCGCGGCGGCGGCTGAGGCGTGGTCGACCGTCGACACCGGGTCGGCGACACTCGACGCCGAGGGCGCGGCGACGCTCGTGGCCGAACGGAGCCGCCTGCTCCAACTGCTGGAGAATCTGTTCCGTAACGCCGTCGAACACGGGGGCGACGACGTGCACGTCGTCGTCGAATCGACGGCCGGGGGCTTCGCGGTCGCCGACGACGGCCCGGGCATCACGGAGTCGGACCGCGATTCGGTGTTCGACCACGGGTACACCACCCGCGAGGAGGGAACCGGGTTCGGGCTGAGTATCGTCCGCGAGATCGCACAGGCCCACGGCTGGACCGCGTCCGTGACCGCGTCCGAGACGGGCGGGGCCCGGTTCGAGTTCGTCGACGAAGAGCACCCCTGA